Within Thermococcus sp. EP1, the genomic segment GGTGTGGTATCTGTCTAGAACTCTGCCCAAGAACGGTTTTTGAGTGGAGCAAAGAACTTAGTGAAAAAGGCGTTCATTATCCCCTTCCCGTGAATGCAGAGAAGTGTGTGAAATGTAAACTTTGTGAACTCCTGTGTCCTGACTTTGCTATAGCTGTTAAGTGGTGATATCATGATATTCCGTGGAGATGAGCCCGAGCAAATAGGGCTCTTGAGGAAGTTGTATCCGAAAGGTAATTACTTCATGCAGGGAGATGAAGCAATAGCATATG encodes:
- a CDS encoding 2-oxoglutarate ferredoxin oxidoreductase subunit delta, which gives rise to MANVEVKKEGYLSIGKTEAVEISVDTFLCKGCGICLELCPRTVFEWSKELSEKGVHYPLPVNAEKCVKCKLCELLCPDFAIAVKW